One window from the genome of Bacteroidota bacterium encodes:
- a CDS encoding tetratricopeptide repeat protein gives MLCLFLVCAAACRSGDGEPLSRTDIARAQVNPQATNFLIQAQQALDRGILNRALAFADSAVALEPDLADAHFMRGRTLAAARQYGEAEQSYNEALARDPAYVIARFDLGNIAYGQDRFQEALTRYLEILEVGNLEDVGPEDLPASLEKDRITASLVQIGRTYVKLGAFDEARNAYDLALVVDSTDAMVHNDFGIMLRDDGDISRAILHARKALDLEPAMIDYRYFLGALLVQQGRYEDAIPYLEQVIAQRPWQQGAHFNLGQALIRTSQTDAGMQMLALADSVQLWQTDIDQTKANVDNDANRPENWIELGKAYLRAGRYVDAAEAFQYVLQFLPEHEAARYNMAVVWEKTGEVARARQLLRGILKTNPSHKPAQALLDQLKVSY, from the coding sequence ATGCTCTGCCTGTTCCTGGTATGTGCTGCTGCCTGTAGGTCTGGCGATGGCGAACCGCTATCTCGCACCGACATTGCGCGCGCGCAGGTTAATCCACAGGCCACCAACTTTCTGATTCAGGCCCAGCAGGCATTGGATAGAGGCATACTTAACCGGGCCCTCGCGTTTGCAGACAGTGCAGTTGCTCTCGAACCAGACCTGGCAGATGCCCATTTTATGCGTGGCCGTACCCTGGCAGCAGCGCGCCAGTACGGTGAAGCAGAGCAATCTTATAACGAAGCGTTGGCGCGCGATCCGGCATATGTCATCGCCCGATTTGATCTGGGCAATATTGCTTATGGCCAAGACCGGTTTCAGGAAGCACTAACGCGCTATTTGGAAATTTTGGAAGTTGGAAACTTGGAGGATGTGGGACCTGAAGACCTGCCCGCATCACTCGAAAAGGACAGAATAACAGCATCGCTCGTGCAGATTGGGCGGACGTATGTTAAGCTTGGCGCCTTTGATGAAGCCCGCAATGCTTATGATCTGGCGCTTGTTGTTGATAGCACGGATGCAATGGTGCACAATGATTTTGGTATCATGTTGCGCGACGATGGCGATATTTCCCGTGCAATTCTCCACGCGCGTAAAGCCCTCGATCTCGAGCCGGCAATGATAGACTATCGGTATTTTCTCGGCGCCTTGCTGGTGCAGCAAGGGCGTTATGAAGACGCCATTCCGTATCTGGAGCAGGTCATTGCTCAGCGACCCTGGCAGCAGGGTGCGCATTTCAACCTTGGGCAGGCGCTCATCCGTACCTCGCAGACAGATGCCGGCATGCAGATGTTGGCGCTGGCAGACTCTGTGCAACTGTGGCAGACCGATATCGATCAGACAAAGGCCAACGTCGATAACGACGCCAATCGGCCTGAGAACTGGATTGAACTTGGGAAAGCATACTTGAGAGCTGGACGGTACGTTGATGCAGCAGAAGCATTTCAGTACGTATTGCAGTTTTTACCCGAGCACGAAGCAGCACGCTACAATATGGCAGTGGTTTGGGAGAAGACGGGAGAAGTAGCCCGGGCCCGCCAGTTGCTGCGTGGCATTCTGAAAACCAATCCTTCACACAAGCCGGCGCAGGCCTTGCTTGATCAGCTCAAAGTCTCTTACTGA